Part of the Streptomyces sp. RFCAC02 genome is shown below.
CCACCGGACCCGTGTAACCGGCCTTCGCCACCTCGTCCCTGAACCACCGCATGTCGACCGAGCCGTCGCCGATCTGCCCCCGGCCGTTCAGCACGCCCTCGGGGAGCGGCGTGATCCAGTCGGCGAGCTGGAAGATGTGGATGCGGCCGCCCTCGCCGGCCCGCCGGATGCCGGCGCCGACCGTGTCGTCCCACCACAGGTGGTAGGTGTCCACGACGATGCCGACCTGCTCGGCGGGGAAACGTTCCGCCAGGTCGAGGGCCTGCGCGAGCGTCGAGACGACGCAGCGGTCGGAGGCGAACATCGGGTGCAGCGGCTCGATCGCCAGGCGCACGCCGCGCTCACCCGCGTACGGGGCGAGTTCGGCGAGCGCGTCGGCGATCCGCTCGCGCGCCCCGGCGAGGTCCTTGTCGCCGTCCGGGAGACCGCCGGAGACGAGGACGAGGGTGTCCGTGCCGAGGGCGGCGGCCTCGTCGACGGCGGCCCGGTTGTCGTCCAGGGCGGCGGCCCGGGCAGCCGGGTCGACGGCGGTGAGGAAGCCGCCGCGGCACAGGGTAGTCACGGCGAGCCCGGCGTCGCGCACCAGGCGGGCGGCCGCCGCCACGCCGTACTCCTGCACCGGCTCGCGCCACAGGCCGACGCCCGGCACGCCGTGCGCCGTCAGGCCCTCCACCAGCTCGGGGAGCGCGAGCTGCTTGACGGTCCGCTGGTTGATCGAGAACCCGGCGAGGTCCGTCGTGTCCGTGGTCGTCATCGTCACTGCTCCACTCCGTGCACCGCCAGCAGGCGTGCCATGCGGGACTCCGCGAGCGCGGGGTCGGGGAAGAGGCCGAGGCCGTCGGCGAGTTCGTAGGCGCGCGCGAGGTGCGCCAGGGAACGTGCCGACTGCAGGCCGCCGACCATCGTGAAGTGGTCCTGGTGGCCGGCCAGCCAGGCCAGGAACACCACGCCCGTCTTGTAGAAGCGGGTCGGCGCCCGGAAGAGGTGCCGCGACAGCGGGACGGTCGGGTCGAGCGCCGCCCGGAAGGCGGCCACGTCGCCGGTGTCGAGCGTCCGTACGGCCTGGGCGGCGAGCGGCCCCAGCGGGTCGAAGATGCCGAGCAGCGCGTGGCTGAAGCCCTGCTCGTCGCCCGCGATCAGCTCCGGGTAGTTGAAGTCGTCGCCGGTGTAGCAGCGCACGCCCTTCGGCAGGCGGCGGCGCAGCTCCACCTCGCGCCGCGCCTCCAGCAGCGACACCTTGACGCCGTCCACCTTGTCGGGGTGCTCGGCGATGATGTCGAGGAAGGTGCCGGTCGCGGCGTCCAGGTCGGCCGAGCCCCAGTAGCCCTCCAGGGCCGGGTCGAACATCGGACCGAGCCAGTGCAGGATCACCGGCTCCGACGCCTGCCGCAGCAGGTGCCCGTAGACCTCCAGGTAGTCCTCGGGGCCGGCCGCGACGGCGGCCAGCGCCCGTGACGCCATGATGATGGCCTGCGCGCCGGTCTCCTCGACGACGGCGAGCTGCTCCTCGTAGGCCGCCCTGACCTCGTCGAGCGAGGTGGCGGTGGTGAGCTGGTCCGTGCCGACGCCGCAGGCGATCAGGCCGCCGACGGCCCTGGCCTCGGCGCCGGAGCGGCGGATCAGTTCGGCGGCGCCGGCCCAGTCGAGGCCCATGCCGCGCTGCGCGGTGTCCATGGCCTCCGCCACGCCGAGGCCGTGCGACCACAGGTGGCGGCGGAACGCGAGGGTCGCGTCCCAGTCCACCGCTGCCGGGCTGTCGGGGGTCGTGTCGGCGAACGGGTCGGCCACCACGTGGGCGGCGGAGAAGACCGTGCGGGAGACCAGGGGCGGCCCGCCCGCGGCGAGGACGGCGGATTCCGCGCGGGGTGTGTACGCGCGCAGCGCGCCGGTCGCGTCCGGCAGTCGGATCATGTCGGGGTTCGCTCCTGTCGGGTCGCGGGGTGCCGGGGCTTCACAGGGACAGTTCGGGCACGGACAGCCGCCGGCCCTCGGCCGCCGACGTGAGACCCAGCTCGGCGAGCTGCACGCCCCGCGCGCCCGCCAGCAGGTCCCAGGTGTAGGGCTCGTCCAGCACGACGTGCCGCAGGAACAGCTCCCACTGCGCCTTGAAGCCGTTCTCGAACTCGCCGTTGTCCGGGACCTCCTGCCACTGGTCGCGGAAGACCTCGGTGGCGGGCAGGTCGGGGTTCCACACCGGCTTGGGGGTCGCCGACCGGTGCTGGACGCGGCACTTCCGCAGGCCGGCGACGGCCGAGCCCTCCGTGCCGTCCACCTGGAACTCGACCAGCTCGTCGCGGTTCACGCGCACCGACCAGGAGGAGTTGATCTGCGCGACGGCGCCGCCGGCCAGCTCGAAGATGCCGTACGCGGAGTCGTCCGCCGTCGCCTCGTACGGCTTGCCCCGCTCGTCCCAGCGCTGCGGGATGTGGGTCCGCGTCACGGCCTGGACGCTCTCCACGCGGCCGAACAGCTCGTGCAGCACGTACTCCCAGTGCGGGAACATGTCCACGACGATGCCGCCGCCGTCCTCGGCACGGTAGTTCCACGACGGGCGCTGCGCCTCCTGCCAGTCGCCCTCGAACACCCAGTAGCCGAACTCGCCGCGCACCGAGAGGATCCGGCCGAAGAAGCCGCCGTCGATGAGCCGCTTCAGCTTCAGCAGGCCCGGCAGGAACAGCTTGTCCTGCACCACGCCGTGCTTGATGCCCGCCTCCTGCGCCTGCCGCGCGAGGCGCAGCGCGCCGTCGAGGCCGGTGGCGGTGGGCTTCTCCGTGTAGATGTGCTTGCCCGCGGCGATCGCCTTCGCGATGGCCTCCTCGCGGGCGAGGGTGATCTGGGAGTCGAAGTAGATGTCGACCGAGTCGTCGGCGAGGACGGCGTCGACGTCGGTGGACACCGCGTCCTCGCCGAGGCCGTGCCGCGCGGCGAGTTCGCGCAGCGCGTGCTCGCGGCGGCCGACGAGCACCGGCTCGGGCCAGATGACGGTGCCGTCGCCCAGGTCCACGCCGCCCTGTTCGCGGATGGCGAGGATCGAGCGGACCAGGTGCTGACGGTAACCCATGCGTCCGGTGACGCCGTTCATGGCGATCCTGACGGTCCTGCGTGCGGCCATGCGTGTGCCTTCCACGGGGGGAGTAAGCGCTTTCTATGCGGGAAGAAGCTAACCTCTCCCCACCGGCCCGGACAAGTGTGGGAGCGAAGGCATGTCAGTGACGCTGGCGGATGTGGCGGCCCGGGCGGGCGTGTCGGCGGCCACGGTCTCCCGTGTGCTCAACGGCAACTACCCGGTCGCCGGCACGACCCGCGCCCGCGTCCTGCGCGCCGTCGAGGAGCTGGAGTACGTCGTCAACGGGCCGGCCAGCGCCCTCGCCGCCGCCTCGTCCGACCTGGTCGGCGTCCTGGTCAACGACATCGCCGACCCCTTCTTCGGCATCATGGCGGGCGCGGTGCAGGCGCAGCTCGGTCCCGGCGGTGACGGCGACGCGGGACCGGGGCCGAGGATGGCCATCGTGTGCAACACCGGCGGCTCCCGCGAACGGGAGCTGACCTACCTCACCCTCCTGCAGCGCCAGCGCGCGGCCGCCGTGGTCCTCACCGGCGGCGCGGTCGAGGACGAGGAGCACACCGCGGCGCTGTCCGCGCGCCTGCGCCGGCTGGCGGCCGCGGGCGCCCGGGTCGTGCTGTGCGGCAGGCCGCCGCTGCCGGAGCCGGGGCCGGTCACCCTGACGTTCGACAACCGGGGCGGCGCCCGCCGCCTCACCGAGCACCTCCTCGGCCTGGGGCACCGGGTGATCGGCTATCTCGCGGGGCCGGCCGCCCGGACCACCACGCGGCACCGTCTCGAAGGCCACCGTGCGGCCCTGGCCGCCGCCGGGCTCGCCGGCGGCCACGAGCGGCTGATCGTCCACGGGGCCTACGACCGTGCCGCCGGGTACGACGGCGCGATCGCCCTGCTGGACCGCGAGCCGGGCCTGACCGCCGTCATCGCGGCCAACGACACGGTCGCCCTCGGCGTCTGCGCCGCCTTCCGGGACCGCGGCCTTCGTGTCCCCGAGGACGTGTCGGTGGCCGGGTTCGACGATCTGCCGTTCGCCGCCGACATCACGCCCTCCCTCACGACGGTCCGCGTACCGCTCCAGGAGGCGGGCGCGCACGCGGGCCGCCTCGCGCTGGGGCACGACAAGGCCCCGGCGGACGGCGTCATCACCTGCCCGACGACGCTCGTCCCCCGCTTCTCCACGGCGCCTCCACCGGAGAAGGCGTGACACACACGCGCCACCGCCGGGGCTCCCCTCCGTCCAGAGGACCCCGCCGGCCGGCTTGAGCACGCCCGGACGCGGGCATGCCCCATCCATCAGGCGGATACTGCGAAGCTCCTCGCCCGATTCCGTTGGGCTTCGACCGAGGAGTCGGCAGCTCACGGCCGACGCGTAGAGCCATCACCACAGGCAAGCGGCACCCTCCGCCGGCCGGTCACCCGTCCCCGTACGTGAGACATACGTCACTCCACGTTCCGGCACTCCCGTACAACCATCGGTGACTACCGCGTGTCAACCTTGGGGGAGCTTTCACGAGTTATTTACCAGGGGGGCACCATGGACATTACATTTCTCATCAATACCGCGTACGGCATCGGCGGCGCCATCCGTTCCGTCGCCAACCTGTCCGGTGCCCTCGCCGCCCGTGGCCACCAGGTCACCGTGGCCAGCAGGATCCAGACGCGCAAGCGCCTCAACCTGCCCTTCGACCACCGGGTCACCGTGCTCCCGCTCACGGGGTACCGCGAGGCCACGCCCGAGGAGGCGGACGCGCGGCTGGCCGCCTACCTCCGCGAGGTCGACACGGACGTGGTGATAGCCACCCGGCCCTCGCTGGTCGACGATCTCGCCCGCCACGGCAACCCGGACCGGTACCTGCGCGTCGGCCAGGAGCACCAGTCGTACCTGACCCAGGGCGCCCGCGCCCAGGAGATCCACCGCGCGGCCATGGGGGTGCTCGACGCGTGGGTGACCGTGTCGAAGGCCGACGCCGACGTCTACCGGGAGGTCCGGCCCGAGGGCTCGGCCTGCCGTGTCCTGTGCATCCCCAACACGTCCCTGCCCGCGCGCGTCACCCCGTCGACCGGTGACAACCGCATCATCGTGGCCGCCGGCCGCCTGGTCCCGGTCAAGCGCTACGACCTGCTGGTCGACGCGTTCGCCCTGATCGCCCCCGAGTTCCCGGACTGGGAGCTGCGCATCTACGGCCGCGGCACCGTCCACGGCGCGCTGCGCGAGCGCATCGAGCACCACGGGCTGAGCGGCCAGGCACGCCTCATGGGGCCGACGTCCCCCATCGAGACGGAGTGGGCCAAGGGGTCCATCGCGGCCGTCACCTCGGACGCCGAGTCGTTCGGTCTGACGATCGTGGAGGCGATGGCCTGCGGCATCCCGGTCATCGCCCGGGACTGCCGGTACGGCCCGCGCGAGATCAT
Proteins encoded:
- a CDS encoding sugar phosphate isomerase/epimerase family protein — its product is MTTTDTTDLAGFSINQRTVKQLALPELVEGLTAHGVPGVGLWREPVQEYGVAAAARLVRDAGLAVTTLCRGGFLTAVDPAARAAALDDNRAAVDEAAALGTDTLVLVSGGLPDGDKDLAGARERIADALAELAPYAGERGVRLAIEPLHPMFASDRCVVSTLAQALDLAERFPAEQVGIVVDTYHLWWDDTVGAGIRRAGEGGRIHIFQLADWITPLPEGVLNGRGQIGDGSVDMRWFRDEVAKAGYTGPVEVEIFNEDLWARDGREVIAETAARYRAHVL
- a CDS encoding dihydrodipicolinate synthase family protein; the encoded protein is MIRLPDATGALRAYTPRAESAVLAAGGPPLVSRTVFSAAHVVADPFADTTPDSPAAVDWDATLAFRRHLWSHGLGVAEAMDTAQRGMGLDWAGAAELIRRSGAEARAVGGLIACGVGTDQLTTATSLDEVRAAYEEQLAVVEETGAQAIIMASRALAAVAAGPEDYLEVYGHLLRQASEPVILHWLGPMFDPALEGYWGSADLDAATGTFLDIIAEHPDKVDGVKVSLLEARREVELRRRLPKGVRCYTGDDFNYPELIAGDEQGFSHALLGIFDPLGPLAAQAVRTLDTGDVAAFRAALDPTVPLSRHLFRAPTRFYKTGVVFLAWLAGHQDHFTMVGGLQSARSLAHLARAYELADGLGLFPDPALAESRMARLLAVHGVEQ
- a CDS encoding Gfo/Idh/MocA family oxidoreductase; this translates as MAARRTVRIAMNGVTGRMGYRQHLVRSILAIREQGGVDLGDGTVIWPEPVLVGRREHALRELAARHGLGEDAVSTDVDAVLADDSVDIYFDSQITLAREEAIAKAIAAGKHIYTEKPTATGLDGALRLARQAQEAGIKHGVVQDKLFLPGLLKLKRLIDGGFFGRILSVRGEFGYWVFEGDWQEAQRPSWNYRAEDGGGIVVDMFPHWEYVLHELFGRVESVQAVTRTHIPQRWDERGKPYEATADDSAYGIFELAGGAVAQINSSWSVRVNRDELVEFQVDGTEGSAVAGLRKCRVQHRSATPKPVWNPDLPATEVFRDQWQEVPDNGEFENGFKAQWELFLRHVVLDEPYTWDLLAGARGVQLAELGLTSAAEGRRLSVPELSL
- a CDS encoding LacI family DNA-binding transcriptional regulator; its protein translation is MSVTLADVAARAGVSAATVSRVLNGNYPVAGTTRARVLRAVEELEYVVNGPASALAAASSDLVGVLVNDIADPFFGIMAGAVQAQLGPGGDGDAGPGPRMAIVCNTGGSRERELTYLTLLQRQRAAAVVLTGGAVEDEEHTAALSARLRRLAAAGARVVLCGRPPLPEPGPVTLTFDNRGGARRLTEHLLGLGHRVIGYLAGPAARTTTRHRLEGHRAALAAAGLAGGHERLIVHGAYDRAAGYDGAIALLDREPGLTAVIAANDTVALGVCAAFRDRGLRVPEDVSVAGFDDLPFAADITPSLTTVRVPLQEAGAHAGRLALGHDKAPADGVITCPTTLVPRFSTAPPPEKA